A window of the Callospermophilus lateralis isolate mCalLat2 chromosome 7, mCalLat2.hap1, whole genome shotgun sequence genome harbors these coding sequences:
- the Crybg2 gene encoding beta/gamma crystallin domain-containing protein 2, giving the protein MTERRGGLGAHLTRLLAGLGVRRERRGKETSEEAQSRDRPWGGQSCPDLAQGQGSTSDVSLKVQAQSHSEWDLRVHSHGGFWIRKRGRISGRTAQHLGRLQRPAVGSASDLARCAPLGSESLALAAASEGPTGARPPSHPGPAPPHQGQGSLGCTCSKAPCTASEVPRRLEPPGDLQDTPLAPRPASLATAEGAKGEPDTPRPAQSEPAQAPHTRPSARRTRYHITVTLQGGRQAPREEGEEPAQPAPRPCGPEESRGWKEPPQGPRPITGCRAGPPQEPRLRAPPLQGSTAQELQPGRKPGSPHSRELAHCDTGTRLDRSLGPNMEEAAGPPTRAEARVISATLTWRQQPPAQEETRHRFHKVSLVTGPRTEAPQEMLAHNHCREDINGFATREETVNSQGPRAEAGHGKFQSHGPIFSKKYTPPPKEKRPVRRLKEAMDQGDGSAQAPRTEPPGIGAMARTELLVPLPGPREPSPHPGVGVSSRNSRSYEEWRVTRTVRTTTVVGGHVDRRVSSSVTVGPSPSGEVLPRGRNVARVQVVSPRAEASPSRSQALELLSSLVPAERSPPTSRLPRPTGPLPRRPGQGSTEGTVLGQLPETRTVELKDSSAPAAIPEGAHLPQNRHVPEACPGQDDGRALDARGCELPRVQGASTPSPLPLQTSQSQAAVPSSPRLQRHFPSPGLAHPPEQPEGPTHPGAQPTPQVLPAGQREGLTDGPAAPTPPTVGSEFVTVQGQPLAPSSEHRKAVPSLGGLPAQDSEDVPVAPTQKEAVPGHGAPSASSPKPTKVVQGPEAASSTLKGAVQGAEGSPSPSLTHDKTIRGPTVPAPLLPKQDKAIQGSKKSPTSSPTQKEVIQSPTVPLAPSSSVDQVSPSSEGTPVPLPTGTEVSVEPQLVPDSTEGKTPPELPREEDEVALTADLEIFLDTLRSMEPPEILRTHRLPRAPRSSYLAMYATLPAIEEDQPGPCVQEPSPQEVPPLEEEEEEPENPYLSDDEKLQRRQEKVGPSPSGDAPPARPTLVSCSPLEMLKKHVSGARSLHPEPGADMPASSRPTSRLGGSLLFGSLLPATKEASALEPLGKKLSALPPHGAPGLRKVPGQLPLLCDRRLPPEKPACAEPPEGWSPALKTQGKLNTRPGKVIVFSEPGCQGTSREVWDDTADGSAWAAASVRVVRGCWVLYERPEFQGRKLVLPEGDMDLRVPGPAWNTQGIGSLRKAVCDYCVPEICLFSEEGLAGEQVKLTEALEDLQDLETPLQVASATVSAGLWLLYPKPFFEDTPYILEPGEYPTSEAWGTSDPSVGSLKPIRLGCPSVEKPGEPKAVVYEAPGFQGQSWEVSRDIYNLQQPEDSQSPHLASVGSLRILGGCWVGYEKEGFRGHQYLLEEGAYADWSQWGGFDQWLTSLRVIRTDFGDPAVVLFEAVDFEGPGVEVSTAVPDVELVRHGPRTQAIHVLSGVWVAYEQVGFSGEQYVLEKGVYRNCDDWGAGNSALASLQPVLQVGEHDLHFVSKIQLFSGPDFLGDHISFEDDQASLPAAFQPQSCRVHGGSWILFDDKNFQGDQHILSEGEFPTLTAMGCLSSTVLGSLRKVPLHFSEPAIFLYGLECFEGKEIELDQEVRSLQAEGFNNHVLSVRIKGGVWVLCEHSDFRGRQWLVSSSEITNWLTYSGTQRVGSLYPIKQRRAYFRLWNAALGGFLAVPDHVEDMKAGRVVVSEPRAGGSCIWYYEDGLLKNQVAPTMSLQVIGPPSLGSKVVLWAESRLPRQTWSINELGHICSQMFEGRILDVKGGRGYDRDHVVLWELAKDRASQIWTIHVL; this is encoded by the exons GTCCAAGCCCAGAGCCATTCAGAATGGGATCTTCGGGTCCACAGCCATGGTGGTTTCTGGATTCGGAAGCGAGGACGCATCTCTGGGAGAACCGCTCAGCACTTGGGGCGCTTACAGAGGCCAGCTGTGGGCAGCGCCTCTGACCTGGCCCGCTGTGCCCCGCTGGGGTCTGAGAGCCTGGCGCTGGCCGCGGCCTCAGAGGGGCCCACGGGGGCCAGGCCCCCCTCACACCCAGGGCCTGCTCCTCCACATCAGGGACAGGGATCCCTGGGCTGCACCTGCTCGAAAGCCCCCTGCACAGCCTCGGAGGTCCCGCGGAGACTGGAGCCGCCCGGCGACCTGCAAGACACGCCCCTGGCGCCCCGCCCCGCATCCCTCGCCACCGCAGAAGGGGCAAAGGGCGAGCCCGACACCCCAAGGCCGGCGCAATCAGAGCCAGCCCAGGCCCCACACACGCGTCCCTCTGCCAGGAGGACCCGCTACCACATCACTGTCACCCTGCAGGGGGGCAGGCAGGCAcctagggaggagggagaggaaccGGCCCAACCAGCTCCCCGCCCCTGCGGCCCTGAGGAATCCAGGGGCTGGAAGGAGCCTCCCCAGGGGCCCCGCCCCATCACGGGGTGCCGGGCTGGCCCGCCCCAGGAGCCCCGGCTGAGAGCCCCGCCGCTTCAGGGGAGCACGGCTCAGGAGCTCCAGCCTGGCCGAAAACCTGGGTCCCCGCACAGCCG GGAGCTGGCCCACTGTGACACAGGGACACGTCTGGACAGGTCGCTGGGGCCCAACATGGAGGAGGCAGCTGGGCCTCCAACCCGGGCGGAGGCCCGAGTCATAAGTGCCACATTGACATGGCGGCAGCAGCCCCCTGCCCAGGAAGAGACCAGACACCGTTTTCACAAGGTGTCCCTGGTGACAGGGCCCCGGACAGAAGCCCCCCAGGAGATGCTGGCGCACAATCACTGCAGAGAGGACATCAATGGCTTTGCTACGCGGGAAGAGACAGTGAATTCCCAGGGCCCTCGGGCTGAGGCCGGCCACGGGAAATTCCAGAGCCACGGGCCCATCTTTTCCAAGAAGTACACGCCACCCCCCAAGGAGAAAAGGCCAGTGCGGAGGCTGAAGGAGGCCATGGACCAGGGTGATGGCAGTGCCCAGGCTCCCAGGACCGAGCCACCAGGCATAGGAGCCATGGCCAGGACTGAGCTCTTGGTGCCCTTGCCTGGGCCCCGAGAGCCAAGCCCCCACCCGGGCGTGGGTGTCAGCAGCAGGAACTCCAGGAGCTACGAGGAGTGGAGAGTCACGCGCACTGTGCGGACCACCACGGTAGTGGGAGGGCACGTGGACCGCCGGGTGAGCAGCTCTGTGACAGTGGGGCCATCACCGTCAGGCGAGGTCCTTCCCAGAGGCCGCAATGTGGCCCGTGTCCAGGTGGTGAGCCCCCGCGCCGAGGCCTCGCCCAGCCGCAGCCAGGCCCTGGAGCTGCTGAGCAGCCTGGTGCCTGCAGAGCGCAGCCCACCCACCAGCCGCCTCCCCCGGCCCACAGGTCccctgccaaggagaccaggccaGGGCAGCACCGAGGGGACAGTCCTGGGGCAGCTACCTGAGACTAGAACAGTTGAGCTCAAGGATAGCTCGGCCCCTGCAGCCATTCCGGAGGGTGCCCATCTGCCTCAGAACCGGCATGTCCCTGAAGCCTGCCCAGGCCAAGATGACGGCAGAGCCCTCGATGCCAGGGGCTGTGAGCTCCCCCGGGTACAAGGAGCCTCCACCCCCAGTCCACTCCCTCTCCAGACTTCTCAGAGCCAAGCAGCAGTGCCCTCTTCTCCCAGACTCCAGAGACATTTCCCCTCCCCGGGCCTGGCCCACCCCCCAGAGCAGCCTGAGGGGCCCACTCACCCTGGGGCCCAGCCCACTCCCCAGGTCCTACCTGCGGGTCAGAGGGAAGGGCTCACTGATGGCCCAGCTGCCCCCACCCCGCCCACGGTGGGGAGCGAGTTTGTTACAGTGCAGGGACAACCTCTGGCTCCATCTTCTGAGCACAGGAAGGCTGTCCCCAGCCTGGGAGGTCTTCCTGCTCAGGACTCTGAAGACGTGCCTGTCGCCCCTACCCAGAAAGAGGCTGTTCCGGGCCACGGTGCTCCCTCTGCCTCCTCTCCCAAGCCAACCAAAGTTGTCCAGGGCCCAGAAGCAGCCTCGAGCACCCTAAAGGGGGCTGTTCAGGGAGCTGAAGGCAGCCCTTCCCCTTCCCTTACCCACGACAAGACCATTCGAGGCCCAACTGTTCCTGCTCCTCTGCTCCCCAAACAGGATAAGGCTATCCAGGGATCCAAAAAGAGCCCCACCTCGTCTCCCACCCAAAAAGAGGTTATCCAGAGCCCCACTGTCCCCCTTGCCCCATCCTCCTCAGTGGACCAGGTGTCCCCCAGCTCAGAAGGCACTCCTGTCCCATTACCCACGGGAACCGAGGTCAGTGTGGAGCCCCAGCTTGTCCCTGACTCCACCGAAGGCAAAACACCCCCAGAACTACCGAGGGAGGAGGACGAGGTGGCCCTGACCGCTGACCTGGAgattttcctggacacactgcggAGCATGGAGCCCCCTGAGATCCTCCGCACTCACCGGCTCCCGCGAGCCCCCCGCTCCTCCTACCTGGCCATGTATGCCACACTGCCCGCCATCGAGGAGGACCAGCCCGGGCCTTGTGTGCAGGAGCCCAGCCCCCAGGAGGTGCCTCccctggaagaggaggaggaagaacccGAGAACCCCTACCTGAGCGACGACGAGAAGCTCCAGCGCAGACAGGAAAAAGTGGGGCCCAGCCCCTCTGGGGACGCGCCTCCTGCCAGGCCCACCCTGGTCTCCTGCTCTCCTCTAGAGATGCTGAAGAAGCACGTATCAGGCGCCAGGAGCCTCCACCCAGAGCCGGGGGCGGACATGCCTGCCAGCAGCCGGCCCACCTCCCGACTGGGAGGCAGCCTCCTCTTTGGCAGTCTGTTGCCTGCCACCAAGGAGGCCTCTGCCCTGGAACCACTGGGCAAAAAGCTGTCTGCTCTGCCGCCCCATGGGGCACCAGGGCTCAGGAAGGTGCCAGGACAGTTGCCCCTGCTCTGTGACAGAAGGCTCCCGCCAGAGAAGCCCGCCTGTGCCGAGCCCCCGGAGGGGTGG AGCCCAGCACTGAAGACCCAGGGCAAGCTGAACACCAGGCCTGGGAAG GTGATCGTCTTCTCAGAACCTGGCTGTCAGGGCACCAGCAGGGAGGTCTGGGACGACACTGCCGATGGCTCAGCCTGGGCCGCTGCCTCTGTGAGGGTGGTGCGAGGCTG CTGGGTGCTGTATGAACGGCCTGAGTTTCAGGGCCGGAAGCTGGTCCTACCTGAAGGAGACATGGACCTCAGAGTCCCTGGGCCAGCGTGGAATACCCAGGGCATCGGCTCCCTGAGGAAGGCTGTCTGC GACTACTGTGTCCCCGAGATCTGCCTGTTCTCTGAGGAGGGCCTTGCGGGGGAGCAAGTGAAGCTCACAGAGGCCTTGGAGGACCTTCAGGACCTGGAGACGCCCCTGCAGGTGGCATCTGCTACTGTTTCCGCAGGACT GTGGTTGCTGTACCCCAAACCATTCTTTGAAGACACCCCCTACATCCTGGAGCCTGGAGAGTACCCCACCTCGGAGGCCTGGGGTACATCAGATCCCAGCGTGGGTTCCCTGAAGCCCATAAGATTG GGCTGCCCAAGTGTGGAGAAGCCAGGAGAGCCCAAG GCTGTGGTGTATGAAGCCCCAGGTTTTCAGGGACAGAGCTGGGAAGTGAGCAGAGACATCTACAACCTGCAGCAGCCCGAGGACAGCCAGAGTCCCCACCTGGCCTCTGTGGGGTCCCTGCGAATTCTTGGAGGCTG CTGGGTGGGCTACGAGAAGGAGGGCTTCCGGGGCCACCAGTACCTGCTGGAAGAGGGCGCCTATGCGGACTGGTCGCAATGGGGAGGTTTTGACCAGTGGCTGACCTCCCTTCGCGTCATCCGGACG GACTTCGGGGACCCGGCCGTGGTGCTGTTTGAGGCCGTGGACTTCGAGGGGCCGGGCGTGGAGGTGAGCACGGCAGTGCCAGATGTGGAGCTTGTGCGACACGGCCCGCGCACCCAGGCCATCCACGTGCTCAGCGGCGT GTGGGTGGCCTATGAGCAGGTCGGCTTCTCCGGGGAGCAGTACGTGCTGGAGAAGGGCGTGTACCGCAACTGCGACGACTGGGGCGCGGGCAACAGCGCCCTCGCCTCGCTGCAGCCGGTCTTGCAG GTTGGGGAGCACGATCTGCACTTTGTCTCAAAG ATTCAGCTTTTCTCCGGCCCCGACTTCCTGGGCGACCACATCTCCTTCGAAGATGACCAGGCATCTCTGCCCGCCGCCTTTCAGCCTCAATCCTGCCGAGTCCACGGCGGCAG CTGGATCCTGTTTGATGACAAGAACTTCCAGGGAGACCAGCACATTCTCTCAGAGGGCGAGTTCCCCACTCTCACGGCCATGGGCTGCCTGTCGTCCACCGTCCTGGGCTCTCTCCGGAAGGTGCCCCTG caCTTCTCAGAACCCGCCATCTTCCTGTACGGCCTGGAGTGCTTCGAGGGGAAGGAGATAGAGCTGGACCAGGAGGTGCGGAGCCTGCAGGCCGAGGGCTTCAACAACCACGTGCTGTCCGTGCGGATCAAGGGGGGCGT CTGGGTGTTGTGTGAGCACAGCGACTTCAGGGGCCGCCAGTGGCTGGTGAGCAGCAGTGAGATCACCAACTGGCTGACCTACAGCGGCACCCAGAGGGTGGGTTCCCTCTACCCCATCAAGCAG CGCCGGGCTTATTTCCGCCTCTGGAATGCAGCCCTGGGGGGGTTCCTGGCGGTGCCGGACCACGTGGAGGACATGAAGGCCGGCCGAGTGGTCGTCTCCGAGCCCCGAGCTGGCGGCAGCTGCATCTGGTACTACGAGGACGGGCTGCTCAAGAACCAG GTGGCCCCCACCATGAGCCTGCAGGTAATTGGACCTCCAAGCCTAGGCTCCAAGGTGGTGCTCTGGGCCGAGAGCCGTCTGCCGCGACAGACATGGAGCATCAATGAATTGGGCCACATCTGCAGCCAGATGTTTGAAGGCCGGATCCTGGATGTGAAGG GTGGCCGAGGTTATGACCGGGACCACGTGGTGCTGTGGGAACTGGCCAAGGACAGGGCATCCCAGATCTGGACCATCCATGTCCTCTGA
- the Cd52 gene encoding CAMPATH-1 antigen — protein MNSFLFLLFTLSLLVLTQIQTGVLGNTTASSGGTSGAGSGGSSGSGASSGSGASSGIGASSGSGASSGSDGSGTGKSAATTLKTTTAKTDKDGAPALSSMDGGSVLFFLTHILIHLFYLS, from the exons ATGAACAGCTTCCTCTTCCTTCTATTCACCTTAAGCCTCTTGGTTCTGACTCAG ATACAAACTGGAGTCCTGGGGAACACGACCGCCAGCTCTGGCGGGACCTCTGGCGCTGGCAGTGGCGGGAGCAGTGGCAGTGGCGCGAGCAGTGGCAGTGGCGCGAGCAGTGGCATTGGTGCGAGCAGTGGCAGTGGTGCGAGCAGTGGCAGTGACGGGAGTGGCACTGGCAAGTCCGCTGCCACCACCCTCAAAACTACAACTGCGAAAACCGACAAAGATGGGGCCCCAGCTCTCAGCAGCATGGATGGCGGCAGCGTCCTTTTCTTCTTGACCCACATCCTCATCCACCTCTTCTACCTCAGCTGA